From a region of the Daphnia pulicaria isolate SC F1-1A chromosome 1, SC_F0-13Bv2, whole genome shotgun sequence genome:
- the LOC124351482 gene encoding uncharacterized protein LOC124351482, with amino-acid sequence MHVLARNHKQHLSIPWYPSASDRPDVVARVYNLKKNEIVEDIQKRQIFGAVTARIHVIEFQKPELPHCHMLIWIDEPDILRTSANIDRTICAEIPDKETHPRLYEIIMSNMIHGPCGKDLNDKSPCMDDGECTKSFPKESVSETVMSNNGFPTYRRRAGQTHPLKRNNKIYQVDNRWVVPYNPYLCLKFNAHINVEYCASIKSIRYLFKYIHKGFDCQGTKTITGTQGAHGAQEQGAQGTQEQGAQGTQEQGAQGTQEQGAQGAKKQGTGSAIKWDEIAQYRDNRYVCASEAFWRLSKFPLAYKSHTIQRLAVHLPQEEPVFFTPGLDKAASKNTTLTAWFILNRTTPAARDMFYREIPLHYVFDGATSFENLKIHRGVEHPTFKAAAISRNLLEEDSTWERVMQEAAAFQMPTELRQLFVDICCLCSPTNAFFLFENNLPFMIEDYTRSGHDAEIAKNLALKCIQDSLKMNGRLLEDFNLPLQDFQMIYQLVSNENGENSVITRQERRLMGERKVAQLNTSQREAFDQIMHSINAPSTNLIQPRIFFLDGPGGTGKTFLYNTLINVLQGQGKKVISVASTGIAATLLTNGATYHSKFQIYPPITETTTSRIEEHEYGAQLIRDASLIICDEATMMSRYALKAIERILRKVMRNNSPYGRKGMAWQ; translated from the exons ATGCACGTGTTGGCAAGAAATCACAAACAGCATCTGAGCATCCCTTGGTACCCCTCTGCTTCGGACAGACCTGATGTCGTAGCAAGAGTTTATaacttgaagaaaaatgaGATAGTCGAAGACAttcaaaaacgtcaaattttTGGCGCAGTTACTGCAAGAATCCACGTTATCGAATTTCAGAAGCCTGAACTCCCTCACTGTCATATGCTCATCTGGATCGACGAACCCGACATACTCAGAACATCAGCCAACATCGACCGAACTATTTGTGCAGAAATTCCTGATAAGGAAACCCACCCAAGACTTTATGAAATCATCATGTCCAACATGATTCATGGACCGTGTGGGAAAGATCTCAATGACAAATCACCGTGCATGGATGATGGCGAATGTACCAAATCCTTCCCAAAAGAATCCGTTTCTGAGACTGTCATGAGCAACAACGGGTTCCCTACGTATCGCAGAAGAGCTGGACAAACACATCCCTTAAAGCGGAACAACAAGATTTATCAGGTGGACAACAGATGGGTTGTCCCTTACAATCCATACCTTTGTTTGAAATTCAACGCGCACATCAACGTCGAGTACTGCGCATCCATCAAAAGCATTAGGTATCTTTTCAAATACATACATAAGGGGTTCGACTGTCAAGGAACCAAAACAATCACCGGGACACAGGGTGCCCATGGTGCGCAAGAACAAGGTGCCCAAGGAACGCAAGAACAAGGTGCCCAAGGTACGCAAGAACAAGGTGCCCAAGGTACGCAAGAGCAAGGGGCTCAGGGTGCGAAAAAGCAAGGTACTGGATCTGCAATTAAGTGGGATGAAATAGCTCAATACCGGGACAATAGGTACGTCTGCGCATCCGAAGCCTTCTGGCGTTTGTCAAAGTTCCCTTTGGCCTACAAATCCCATACAATCCAACGACTAGCAGTTCATCTTCCACAAGAAGAGCCAGTCTTCTTCACACCTGGATTGGACAAAGCTGCCTCTAAAAACACCACTCTGACAGCTTGGTTTATTTTGAATCGAACCACTCCTGCTGCCAGAGACATGTTCTACAGAGAAATCCCCCTGCATTATGTGTTTGACG GGGCTACAAGCTTTGAGAATCTAAAAATTCACAGGGGTGTTGAGCATCCAACATTCAA GGCTGCTGCCATCTCGAGGAACCTTCTTGAAGAGGACAGTACTTGGGAACGAGTCATGCAGGAGGCTGCCGCATTTCAAATGCCTACGGAATTGAGGCaactttttgttgacatttgctGTCTGTGTTCACCGACGaacgccttttttctttttgaaaacaatCTTCCATTTATGATTGAGGACTACACTAGAAGCGGACACGATGCTGAAATCGCGAAGAATCTGGCGCTCAAGTGCATTCAAGACAGTCTGAAGATGAACGGTCGACTTTTAGAAGACTTCAATCTGCCGTTGCAagattttcaaatgatttatcAGCTGGTTTCCAATGAAAACGGTGAAAATAGCGTGATAACAAGGCAAGAAAGAAGATTAATGGGGGAGAGAAAGGTGGCCCAACTAAACACATCCCAGCGTGAAGCATTCGACCAAATTATGCATTCTATTAATGCACCCAGCACAAACTTGATTCAGCCACGTATATTTTTCTTAGACGGTCCAGGTGGCACTGGGAAGACGTTTCTGTACAACACCCTCATCAACGTCCTGCAAGGTCAAGGGAAAAAAGTGATCTCGGTGGCGTCAACTGGAATCGCTGCTACGCTTTTAACAAACGGAGCCACTTACCATTCCAAATTTCAAATCTACCCACCCATTACCGAGACCACAACATCAAGAATAGAAGAACATGAATACGGCGCACAATTGATTCGTGATGCTAGCCTAATAATCTGTGACGAAGCAACAATGATGTCACGTTACGCTCTAAAGGCAATAGAAAGGATTCTTAGGAAAGTTATGAGAAACAACTCACCTTACGGAAGAAAAGGCATGGCATGGCAATAG
- the LOC124320974 gene encoding lysine-specific demethylase 4C-like produces MQQQPATRGWLRRDLLAKGLNFPQDLTVGHQVYARHPESGEYCLGNVTDNSKAVTYYSVVFNDGTSSHDTYPEDILNYNCTEDGPPPIGAAVEFMCFGKRHVGYLRSISERQLYTLSFLDGEGTVVTAERQEFYHPDEGLPSDLKNKLDKPGYLPQRTRIDP; encoded by the exons ATGCAACAGCAACCAGCAACAAGAGGATGGCTTCGCAGAGACTTGTTAGCCAAGGGTTTAAATTTTCCTCAAGATTTAACTGTTGGTCATCAAGTTTATGCTAGACATCCTGAATCAGGTGAATATTGTCTG ggTAATGTGACAGATAATTCAAAGGCTGTAACCTACTACTCTGTTGTTTTCAACGATGGGACAAGCAGTCATGACACTTATCCGGAAGACATCCTCAATTACAATTGCACTGAGGACGGCCCTCCTCCAATAGGAGCCGCTGTCGAATTCATGTGTTTCGGGAAGCGTCACGTCGGCTACCTACGTAGCATTTCTGAGCGCCAGCTCTACACATTGAGTTTCCTTGATGGAGAGGGTACTGTCGTTACCGCCGAGCGACAAGAATTTTATCATCCCGACGAAGGACTTCCCAGCgatcttaaaaataaattggacAAGCCAGGGTATCTACCCCAACGCACACGGATTGACCCCTAA
- the LOC124320885 gene encoding thymidylate kinase-like, translating into MIKRGALIVLEGCDRSGKTTQCQKAIRWLQESNKEAHLMRFPDRSTIIGSLINKYLECSTELDDHAIHLLFSANRWELLPDIKKLLQKGTNVIVDRYSYSGIAFSAAKPNMDLRWCQQSDSGLLKPDLVIFLDIDPVEAQTRGQYGSERYENLEMQKVVRSNYLKLQDESWRVVDASRSMEEVGRDVCRLVQEALDNITPDSALKQLWI; encoded by the exons atgataaaaagagGCGCACTCATCGTATTAGAAGGATGTGATCGGTCAGGAAAAACTACTCAATGTCAAAAG GCAATCAGGTGGTTACAAGAAAGCAACAAAGAAGCTCATCTAATGAGATTTCCAG ATCGATCAACTATCATTG GGAGTCTTATCAATAAATACTTGGAATGCAGCACAGAATTAGATGATCATGCAATCCATTTGCTCTTTTCAGCCAATCGATGGGAACTGTT GccagacattaaaaaattattgcagAAAGGCACAAATGTTATCGTGGATCGTTACTCATATTCAGGAATTGCCTTCTCTGCCGCTAAACCT AACATGGACTTAAGGTGGTGCCAACAATCAGACAGTGGTTTGTTGAAACCTGATCTGGTAATATTTCTTGATATTGATCCCGTTGAGGCACAAACTAGGGGACAGTATGGATCTGAACGGTACGAAAATCTCGAGATGCAGAAAGTTGTCCGATCAAACTATCTGAAGCTTCAAGATGAATCATGGAGG gttGTAGATGCCAGCAGATCTATGGAAGAAGTCGGGCGTGATGTCTGTCGATTGGTTCAGGAAGCATTAGACAATATAACACCCGATTCCGCATTGAAGCAACTGTGGATTTAA